CGCACACCAAAATTTCCAAATTTATTGATGGATTGGGGAGTCAAGCCCAGGTGTCCACATACAGGGATGCCTCCGGCAACGATTTTTTTGATGTTTTCGATGATTTCAAGACCTCCTTCTAGTTTCAATGCGTGCGCACCTGATTCTTTCATCATGCGTACAGCGGCATTGTAAGCTTCATTGGCGGAGCCCTGATAAGATCCAAATGGCAAATCTGCTAATACCATGGCACGTTCGGTACCTCTAGCAACGGCAGCGGCATGGTAGATCATATTATCTAGGGTGATAGGCAAGGTAGTTTCGTAGCCAGCGAATACGTTAGCAGCAGAATCTCCAATTAAAATAACGTCAACACCGGCTTGATCGACCATTTTGGCCATGGAGTAATCATAGCTTGTAAGCATAGAAATCTTTTCCTGACGTTCTTTCATGGCTTGCAGCATTGCTGTGCTTACTCGTTTCATTTCTTTGTTTACAGACATCTTAACTTATATTGTGTGTTCAAAAGTAAGCTTTTTATCATACATTGACCAATATTCTGCCTTGTGTTTTGTATTTTTGCAGAATGATACAAAATGAGACTCGTCTATTTAAATTCCCCAAATTTTCAGAATTAATCATCCATGAGGATGAAAATTTGATCGTTATCAATAAACCGCCGTTTGTCGCTTCGTTAGATGAACGTGAGGGAGGGGAGGTCAATATTCTTCGTTTGGCGAAGAAATATCATCCTGATGCACAGGTGTGCCACCGCCTGGATAAAGAGACCTCGGGTATTTTACTAATTGCAAAAAATCCAGAAACATACCGTACAATCTCCATTGCATTTGAAAAAAGAAAAGTGAATAAGATTTATCATGCGGTCATAGGAGGTACACATACTTTTCAGGACTTGCTTGTCGATTTACCCATCTTGAACCAGGGCAATAAAAACGTATCTATTGACCGTGCAAACGGTAAACCGGCCGAGACCATCTTCAATTCGATCAAATACTATAAGAATTATACTTTGGTGGAATGTAAACCTATTACAGGACGTATGCACCAAATCCGTATTCACCTCGCGACACAACATGCCGCTATCGTGGGGGATGATATGTATCGCGGTAAACCTGTGTATTTGTCCCAAATTAAGAAAAGGGGATATACATTGTCCAAAGATGAAGAGGAGCAGCCTATTATGAAACGTTTTGCGCTCCATTCAAAACAGGTTGAATTTGAGTTGAATGGAGTTAAGATGGCTTTTGAGGCACCTTATCCAAAGGATTTTGCGACCTTATTGAAGCTGTTGGATAAGTTCGATGCTTAATACCGGGATTGCCTAATGAGTCCAAAGACAAGAAACATCATCGGAAACGTTGTATTTGTACTGCTCATCGGTTTGTTGATCTGGCCAACAAGTAGAAGTTATTTTCAGCAATTTTTAATGAAACTGGGTTTTTTCAACCCTAAACTGGAGCTTGTTTCAGCTACTAAAGAATCCGACAGGCGGGCTCCAGAGACTTCATTCAATCATGTCTCCTTTGTCAATTCGCGGGAAGAAACAATCAAGGTGGCGGATCTGAAGGGAAAAGTGGTCTTTATTAATTTTTGGGCAACCTGGTGTGCTCCCTGTCGTGCCGAAATGCCTTCGATCAATGTACTCTATGAGCGGTATAAAGATGACCCAAATATGGTGTTTTTAATTGTGGAGATTGAAGGCGACAGGGCTAAGGCTGAGGCTTTCATGAAAGAACAGCAGTTGACCCTGCCAATTAGTTTTCCAAATAGCGATATTCCAAAAGAATGGCTCTCGGGGCCGATTCCATCAACGGTAATATTGGACAAAGCGGGTAAGATCGCGACACGGCATGAAGGTATGGCGGATTATTCAAGTCCGGATGTAGGCAAATTTATGCAAGATTTAATCAATAAATAATTTTTAAGATCTCTAAATATAGTATGACAAGAGCAGAACTTATTCATCAAATAAAAGCGAAACGCTCATTTCTATGTGTCGGACTCGATACAGACCTCACCAAAATCCCGGAGCATCTTTTAGATGATGAGGATCCGATCTATAGCTTCAATAAGGCCATCATAGATGCAACAGCTGATTTATGTGTTGCCTATAAGCCTAATATTGCGTTTTATGAATGTTATGGTATTAAAGGCTGGCAGTCGCTTCAAAGAACCTGGGCAGCGTTGCCAAAGGATTGTTTCAGTATTGCTGACGCAAAAAGGGGCGATATCGGTAATACGTCGGGACGTTATGCGATGGCATTTTTTGATGAAAAGACGTCTGGACTTGGATTTGATAGTATTACTATCGCACCTTATATGGGGAAGGACTCGGTGACACCATTTTTGGATTTTAACGATAAATGGGCAATCGTACTTGCGTTGACATCGAATGAAGGTAGCCTGGACTTTCAAAATTTTGAAAACAAAGAAGGATTGCAATTGTTCGAACAGGTGATCGATAAAGTCAATACTTGGGGTACACCTGACAATTTGATGTATGTGGTCGGAGCAACACGTGGGGAGGGCTTTATTAAAATTAGAGAACATGCACCAGATCATTTTTTATTGGTTCCAGGAGTGGGGGCACAAGGCGGCTCGCTTGAAGATGTTTGTAAATTTGGTATGAACAAAGATTGCGGGCTTTTAGTAAACAGCACAAGGGGAATTATCTATGCCTCAAACGGACGTGATTTCGCTGAAAGGGCACGGGAGGAAGCGCTGATTCTACAGAAAGAAATGGAAGTAGAACTATTAAAAGCAGGCATTATTTCCTGATTTGACATTTAATAATTCATTCGTAATACTTACCTTTGCAGCATGCCAGAAAAAATTATAATTCTAGACTTCGGGTCTCAATACACACAGTTAATCGCTAGACGTGTCAGAGAACTAAATGTGTATTGTGAGATACACCCGTTCAATAAATTGCCAGATTTTGACGATACCGTAAAAGGTGTTATCTTTTCGGGAAGTCCTTATTCTGTTAGACAAGAAGATGCACCGCAAATTGATTTTGTTGCTATTCAGGATCGTTTCCCACTTTTAGGAGTTTGTTACGGAGCGCAATACATTGCTCAAAAATCAGGAGGTGAAGTGTTGCCATCTGAAATTCGTGAATATGGTCGTGCAAATCTGCAGTTTGTCAATAGCGAGAATGAATTATTGGCAGGAGTACCCATTCAATCGCAGGTATGGATGTCACATGGAGACACCATCAAAGAAGTCCCTGCAAATTTTGATATTATTGCAAGTACGGATAAAGTGCGCGTTGCAGCTTATCAAGTAAAAGGCACCCGTACCTATGGTATACAATTCCATCCGGAAGTAACACACAGTACAGATGGTGCTATCTTATTAAAAAACTTCGTTGTAAACATTTGTGGTTGTGCACAGGATTGGACACCAGACGCATTTGTTGAAACAACAGTATCCGCTTTGAAAGAACAATTGGGTGACGATCACGTTATCATGGCTTTGTCAGGGGGCGTAGATTCTACAGTAGCAGCGGTATTGTTGCACCAAGCAATTGGAAAAAATTTACATTGTATTTTCGTAGATCATGGTCTGCTTCGTAAAGATGAATACGAGCAGGTATTGGATTCTTACAAAAATATGGGGTTAAATATTAAAGGAATAAATGCCAAGGATTTATTTTATGGTAGATTAGCTGGAATCTCTGAACCAGAAGAGAAACGCAAAATCATTGGTAATTCATTTATTGATGTTTTTGATGAAGCTGCAAAAGAAATCCAAAAGGAATTACCTGAGGGAATTGAAGCGAAATGGTTGGGACAAGGCACAATTTACCCAGATATTATCGAGTCGGTTTCAGTGAAAGGACCTTCAGCAACAATCAAATCACACCATAACGTTGGTGGTTTACCTGATTTTATGAAATTGAAAGTCGTAGAACCACTTAAAACGTTGTTTAAAGATGAAGTAAGAAGAGTAGGAAAAGCTTTAGAAGTGGATCAGGCAATTTTAGGCAGACATCCCTTCCCTGGACCAGGTTTGGCAATTCGTATTTTAGGTGATATTACGCCTGAGCGTGTACGTATTGTACAAGAGGCTGATGCGATCTTTATCAATAATCTGAAGGAAGCTGGCTGGTACGATAAAGTATGGCAAGCTGGTACAATTTTCTTGCCAGTGCGTTCTGTAGGCGTGATGGGTGACGAGCGTACTTACGAGCATGTTGTTAGCTTACGTGCAGTTGGTTCTCTTGATGGAATGACTGCGGATTGGATACATTTACCATATGACCTGTTGGCAAAAATTTCAAATGAAATTATCAACCATGTGAAAGGAATAAACAGAGTTGTATATGATATCAGTTCAAAACCGCCCGCTACAATTGAGTGGGAATAAAATATGGGTTGCGGCACTTGTAGCATTATGCCTTGCAAGCTGTACAACCAAAAAAAGCACAGTATTGCGTTCGCCTTCCTCTGGTCAAGGCGAACAGCAAACTGCTGTGACTAAACCGGCCGTTGACAAAGAGACGACGATTGCCAAAGTGGGCGATGTGCAAAATGTCAATGGGCACGCCGTGAAGAATAATCGAATAGCACTACTATTGCCATTTGAGTTAAGTGGTATTGCCGGTACAATTACAAAAGAAGATGTGGAGCGTTCTTCCCTGGCACTTGATTTTTATCAGGGGTTTCAGTTGGGCCTTGACAAAATTGCCCAAGAGGGCGCTTTATTTGATTTACAAGTAATTGATTCTCGAGACAATGTTGCCTATAATGCGACCTTGGGGACAGCGGTCAATGTGAAGGATGCCGTACTTGTGGTGGGCCCGGTGTATCCACGTGAGATAAAAAGCTTTGGGCAAACATTTGCAAATAAGAATGTGCTGCAAGTTTCTCCCTTGGCGGCCACTATGGCTTCTGAATTTAGCTTACCTAATTTGGTTTCCATAACACCTTCTATTCGAACACATTCCGAGACATTGGCGAAATATGTTGCTGATCAATACTATACGGGTGATCAAATATTAGTATACGATGCCGGTGACGATGAAAGCAAACAGTTTCTAGTTAATTTTGTTAGCGAAATTTCAAAAGCCAATGCACAGGCAAAAGTGAAAACGGTTTATAATCTTGCTGAACTGGATAATAGTCTTGTCTTGACCGGTTCAAATCATATTGTAAGTGGTACAGCCAATAAGAATCTTGTTAAAGCTTTATTGGATAAGATGGACGAACGCTTTTTGAATCCAGGTAATCAATTTAAGTTGTATGGACATCCAAACATGGCTAAGCTTTCGTATGAGAATTTCGAAAATATGGATTTTTATGGACTTACTATTACTTCTTCCAACTTGGTGAATGAGAGTGATAGTGATACCCGTAAATTTATTGGAAATTATAAATCGGCTTATAAAGTGGACCCGTCTGAATTTTCTTATAAAGGTTATGACGCGGCGTTGTATTTCGGTCGATTGATCCACAAATATGGCGTAGATTATGTTAGCCGAATGACGCAGGATAAGTTTTCGGGATTGAATAGCGATTACAAATTTGAATTTTATCCAAAATGGGGCTATGCCAATAGAGCTTTGGGTATGATGGTTTATCACAACAAAAAATTTGAAAGAAAATAATCTTTGAATGGCTGAATTCAGTGAAAGACGTGTTCATCAGCAAATACGTAATTTTGAGCGGGCAATGGATGGTTTTGAAGCGGATCAACCCTTTTCGCGTTATTTGACTACTTTTTTTAAGCTGAATAAGCAAATGGGATCATCCGATCGCAAGGCTACTTCCCGTTTATGTTATAATTATTTTCGTCTGGGAACGGCAGCTTCGCAGCTGTCACAACAGCGTAGATTGGTGCTTGCGGAATTCCTGTGTGAACACGAAAGCCCCTTGGTGGCTCTTTTTGAGCCTTCGTACAGCGATAAGATCCAGCAACCACTGAAGGACAAAATTGCATTTCTGGAATCAGAAGGCGTTTTTAACCTGAATGACCTCTTTCCATTTACGGATCATATTTCTGATGAG
The DNA window shown above is from Sphingobacterium thalpophilum and carries:
- the panB gene encoding 3-methyl-2-oxobutanoate hydroxymethyltransferase, producing MSVNKEMKRVSTAMLQAMKERQEKISMLTSYDYSMAKMVDQAGVDVILIGDSAANVFAGYETTLPITLDNMIYHAAAVARGTERAMVLADLPFGSYQGSANEAYNAAVRMMKESGAHALKLEGGLEIIENIKKIVAGGIPVCGHLGLTPQSINKFGNFGVRAKEEQEAAKLIEDTLALQEAGCFAIVLEKIPAKLAKTVTEKLVIPTVGIGAGPDCDGQVLVINDMLGMNADFKPKFMRHFANLHEQITTAVANYVAEVKAVQYPNEDEQY
- a CDS encoding RluA family pseudouridine synthase — translated: MIQNETRLFKFPKFSELIIHEDENLIVINKPPFVASLDEREGGEVNILRLAKKYHPDAQVCHRLDKETSGILLIAKNPETYRTISIAFEKRKVNKIYHAVIGGTHTFQDLLVDLPILNQGNKNVSIDRANGKPAETIFNSIKYYKNYTLVECKPITGRMHQIRIHLATQHAAIVGDDMYRGKPVYLSQIKKRGYTLSKDEEEQPIMKRFALHSKQVEFELNGVKMAFEAPYPKDFATLLKLLDKFDA
- a CDS encoding TlpA disulfide reductase family protein, giving the protein MSPKTRNIIGNVVFVLLIGLLIWPTSRSYFQQFLMKLGFFNPKLELVSATKESDRRAPETSFNHVSFVNSREETIKVADLKGKVVFINFWATWCAPCRAEMPSINVLYERYKDDPNMVFLIVEIEGDRAKAEAFMKEQQLTLPISFPNSDIPKEWLSGPIPSTVILDKAGKIATRHEGMADYSSPDVGKFMQDLINK
- the pyrF gene encoding orotidine-5'-phosphate decarboxylase, which gives rise to MTRAELIHQIKAKRSFLCVGLDTDLTKIPEHLLDDEDPIYSFNKAIIDATADLCVAYKPNIAFYECYGIKGWQSLQRTWAALPKDCFSIADAKRGDIGNTSGRYAMAFFDEKTSGLGFDSITIAPYMGKDSVTPFLDFNDKWAIVLALTSNEGSLDFQNFENKEGLQLFEQVIDKVNTWGTPDNLMYVVGATRGEGFIKIREHAPDHFLLVPGVGAQGGSLEDVCKFGMNKDCGLLVNSTRGIIYASNGRDFAERAREEALILQKEMEVELLKAGIIS
- the guaA gene encoding glutamine-hydrolyzing GMP synthase, translated to MPEKIIILDFGSQYTQLIARRVRELNVYCEIHPFNKLPDFDDTVKGVIFSGSPYSVRQEDAPQIDFVAIQDRFPLLGVCYGAQYIAQKSGGEVLPSEIREYGRANLQFVNSENELLAGVPIQSQVWMSHGDTIKEVPANFDIIASTDKVRVAAYQVKGTRTYGIQFHPEVTHSTDGAILLKNFVVNICGCAQDWTPDAFVETTVSALKEQLGDDHVIMALSGGVDSTVAAVLLHQAIGKNLHCIFVDHGLLRKDEYEQVLDSYKNMGLNIKGINAKDLFYGRLAGISEPEEKRKIIGNSFIDVFDEAAKEIQKELPEGIEAKWLGQGTIYPDIIESVSVKGPSATIKSHHNVGGLPDFMKLKVVEPLKTLFKDEVRRVGKALEVDQAILGRHPFPGPGLAIRILGDITPERVRIVQEADAIFINNLKEAGWYDKVWQAGTIFLPVRSVGVMGDERTYEHVVSLRAVGSLDGMTADWIHLPYDLLAKISNEIINHVKGINRVVYDISSKPPATIEWE
- a CDS encoding ABC transporter substrate-binding protein, with translation MISVQNRPLQLSGNKIWVAALVALCLASCTTKKSTVLRSPSSGQGEQQTAVTKPAVDKETTIAKVGDVQNVNGHAVKNNRIALLLPFELSGIAGTITKEDVERSSLALDFYQGFQLGLDKIAQEGALFDLQVIDSRDNVAYNATLGTAVNVKDAVLVVGPVYPREIKSFGQTFANKNVLQVSPLAATMASEFSLPNLVSITPSIRTHSETLAKYVADQYYTGDQILVYDAGDDESKQFLVNFVSEISKANAQAKVKTVYNLAELDNSLVLTGSNHIVSGTANKNLVKALLDKMDERFLNPGNQFKLYGHPNMAKLSYENFENMDFYGLTITSSNLVNESDSDTRKFIGNYKSAYKVDPSEFSYKGYDAALYFGRLIHKYGVDYVSRMTQDKFSGLNSDYKFEFYPKWGYANRALGMMVYHNKKFERK